Below is a window of Halococcus salsus DNA.
GATAGGTATTCAAACAGCGGTACTGTCTCGGTCGCCGCGACATTCAAGAAGTCGTCGACTGAAGCTACGTTTTGCAGGGCGTTGGCTTTGCTGGACACACTTCCAACGCCCTGCAACCCTGCACGTGATGCTTTCTATGACACGCTCCTGCGTCAGTAATGGCGGGCCGGTAGTCATTATCTTGGTTTTGCACAGATTGAAGCCTACTGTAGAGTGGACCGAATACGTTCGAGAGAAGCCAATCGTTCTCGAAAGTATTGTTGATCGTCGTCCCAATTCGCTTGAAGAGTCGCTCGTCTGACTCGAAATCTGAGACGCCGACAAACGTATCGAATCCAACGTCATATCTATAATCTCGTGTGAGGAAACCGTTCTTCGCAAATCCGCCCGTCGCGTATCCTGCTTGCTGGAACACTTGAGCGAGTGATATAGCATCATCAGGTACGCCAAGCCCGTCGATTTGGTCTGTGTGGACACCAGTATGGATTGACTGGAGCGCCCATCGGGTCCCCGGACTGTTCGCATAGGAGTATTCGAAGACGGTTGCATCGTCCGCGAAGGAATCAATGTGCGGCGTTGTCGGGCGATCGTACCCATAACAACCAAGGTGATCAGCACGGAGGCAATCGACGGTAATCAGAACCACCGAAGGTGGGGAATTCATTGATGTGCTATTCTTAACTTCCCTGGTAATGTATTGTAGGATTGAAGGTCACGGTACATTCGGCTTGGTGACTCTTCAGTTCTTGCGCTCAGGGTAGCACGTTGCCGCCATCCATGTTGATTTTAGATATCCAATTATTATATGTATACTCTAGATATATTATTATGATTTCTAAATGTAATATAATGGTGAGGAGAGGCTCTGTACGCATCTATCGCCGAAATCGCTACATTCAGGATCGTGGTTGGCTGATTATAACGAAACCTTCTATTGAGGTCTAACTGACTGTGTTCATGTGAGTTCGATCGCCGACAGTCTCGGTGGGCTCGTCAAGAGTGCGGGTATCGTGCTCGCTGGGACTATTGTGTCGAATGTTCTCGGCCTTCTTGCCGAGGTTTTCATCCCGCGGGCGCTGGTTCCAGCGGTGTACGGTCGGCTCGGTCTCGCATATGGAATCGTCAGTGCAATCAGTTCGCTGGCGATTCTCGGAATCCCGAATGGTGTGACTCGCTTTCTCTCGGAAAAGGCGTCGGCACACGAGGAAACGGACGTGCTCCAGAGTGGCTACGCGATTTCGCTCACCGGGGCCGCCATTGCGGCCGCCGCCATCTATCTCGCACGCTTCGAAATTGCTGCGCTCATGGATGACCCGGCGGTTGCACCGCTGCTCGTCGCATTCGTTCCATACCTTCTCGCATTTCCGATCGCGAAGGTGAGCGTGGGCGTCCTCCGTGCCGAGGAGCGCACTACCGCCGCGACGCTGGCCCAGCGCATCGGTCCCCGCGTGCTCGGCTTGGCGCTCGTTGCGGGACTCATCGCAGCCGATCGGCCGGTCGTCGGAGCTATCGGTTACTGGCTTTCCTTTTCGATCGTGGGTGCGCTGTTGGCGCTTTACGCCGTCGGCCAGCACATCGACTTCGGCTCGCTCGTCACTCATCTCCCGAATCAAGAAACGTTTCGTGAACTATGGTCGTTCTCGTGGCCGCTGGCTGCGGGAGCCTCGTTGCACCTCATGCTTTCGAACGTCGATATAATGATGATCGGCTACTTTCTCGACTCGGCATCGGTTGGCTACTACCGGTCGATCCAACCATTGAAACAGGTGATTTTCTTCTTCTCTGGCTCGTTTGCTTTTCTTTTCATGCCTCTTGCCACAAAACACTATTCGCAGAGCGATTTCGCTGGTCTCGATGCACTCTACACCGTCACGACGAAGTGGATCGTCTCACTGACGTTCCCCGCGGTCCTCCTGTTCACGTTGTTCTCGCCGGCTGCCATCCGCCTATTCTTTGGGACGGCGTACCTCCCTGCGGCCCCCGTGCTCTCCATTCTGATGGCGGGGCTGTTCTATCGCGTGCTCGTCGGATTGGACGGCGATATGGTCAAGGCGATCAACCGCCCGCGGGTCGAGTTCTACTCGGCGCTTCCTGGTGTCGCCGTGAACATCGTGTTGAACGCGGCGCTCATCCCCCGCTTTGGGATCGTCGGCGCGGCATTCGGGACCGTTGTCGGCTACTTCGTCTACAATACGGTCGAAGTGGTTGTGATCTACCGAGCGGTGGGCAGCTATCCGTTCTCGGCGGCCGCGTTCAAACCGCTCATTCCGACGACCCTCGTTGGCATCGGCGTCCTCACACTCACATCCCAGCGGACGCTCGGACTACTCGCAATCGCCGGCATCGGTGTGTTGTTGTACACCGCCCAGCTCGCCTCGATGATCCTGACCCGGAGCTTTACTGATACGGACCTCCTGCTAGTCAAGCAGTTCGAAGCACGCTTCAATCTCGATCTATCGTGGCTTACGACACTCCTTCGCAGCGAGTAGTTGGATAGCGGGATCGGTCACTCACGGATCAAGATGCCTCTAATCGTGCCTCAAGATCCCGCCCACCGAGCATTGATCGTAGCTGTTCGGGCGGATCAAGACCACGTCGTTTCCAAGTCGCTAACATCGTCGTAATCGTCTCGTGGATACGTACTCCTTCGGCTGAGCGGAGGCTCCGGAACATCTTCCGCAGCATTACCTGCTCGCGCAGAGCCCGCTCTGCGCGATTGTTCGTCGAATCGACATCCGACTCCGTCACGAATGTCAGCCAGCACCCCAATCCGTTCCTGATCTTCTTCACCAGCTTCTGTACCTCCTCCGCTTGATACTCCTCCCTGAGGAGCCCCTCCAGATGCAACGATGCATCCGCCCGCCTCCGCTCACGAGCGGAGGCAGGCGGGTCCTTCTCGTCGAATGCCGTCAAATCCTCATGAAGCTCGTGTAATTCGTCGGATAACGTCTCCGCTTCCCTGTATCGCTCTGCAACGAACTCCGCCTCTCGCAGCAGATGCGCCCAGCAGCGCTGGAGCTTCGTGTGGTACGTTCGATACGCTGGCCAGCCGTCACAACTTAGTATCGAGTCCTCGGCGAACTCCTCGCCGAGGACCTCCTCTAACACCTGACTGCCACGGCTTTCATCGATCGTGTACAGAACCTCCTCGTCGGTCACGAACGTCCACGTCCAGTGCTGATCCCCATCAACCGACAAGCCGGTTTCATCGCAGTAGACTACGTCGCTCTCTCGGATTTTGGCCTTCACGTCCTCGTATGCGGGTCGCAGCCGGTCTGCGACCCGCTTGGTCAGGTTGTAGACCGTTCGGTGCGAGACTGGGTAGTCTAATTGCCAATCGAAGACTTCCGCCTGCCTGCGGTTGGGCACTCGCTGACGAAACCTGCGGAGGGCGGTTTGGGCCAGAACGTTCGGCCCAAACCGTCCGGTCTGGGGACAATCAGGATGCTCGGCGAGAATCTCGTTTCCACACGAGCAGTGGTGTTGGCCTCGACTGATCCGTTGGTAGCGGTCCACGCTTCGAACCCG
It encodes the following:
- a CDS encoding sulfatase-like hydrolase/transferase, whose translation is MNSPPSVVLITVDCLRADHLGCYGYDRPTTPHIDSFADDATVFEYSYANSPGTRWALQSIHTGVHTDQIDGLGVPDDAISLAQVFQQAGYATGGFAKNGFLTRDYRYDVGFDTFVGVSDFESDERLFKRIGTTINNTFENDWLLSNVFGPLYSRLQSVQNQDNDYRPAITDAGACHRKHHVQGCRALEVCPAKPTPCKT
- the tnpC gene encoding IS66 family transposase, whose product is MDRYQRISRGQHHCSCGNEILAEHPDCPQTGRFGPNVLAQTALRRFRQRVPNRRQAEVFDWQLDYPVSHRTVYNLTKRVADRLRPAYEDVKAKIRESDVVYCDETGLSVDGDQHWTWTFVTDEEVLYTIDESRGSQVLEEVLGEEFAEDSILSCDGWPAYRTYHTKLQRCWAHLLREAEFVAERYREAETLSDELHELHEDLTAFDEKDPPASARERRRADASLHLEGLLREEYQAEEVQKLVKKIRNGLGCWLTFVTESDVDSTNNRAERALREQVMLRKMFRSLRSAEGVRIHETITTMLATWKRRGLDPPEQLRSMLGGRDLEARLEAS
- a CDS encoding flippase; translation: MSSIADSLGGLVKSAGIVLAGTIVSNVLGLLAEVFIPRALVPAVYGRLGLAYGIVSAISSLAILGIPNGVTRFLSEKASAHEETDVLQSGYAISLTGAAIAAAAIYLARFEIAALMDDPAVAPLLVAFVPYLLAFPIAKVSVGVLRAEERTTAATLAQRIGPRVLGLALVAGLIAADRPVVGAIGYWLSFSIVGALLALYAVGQHIDFGSLVTHLPNQETFRELWSFSWPLAAGASLHLMLSNVDIMMIGYFLDSASVGYYRSIQPLKQVIFFFSGSFAFLFMPLATKHYSQSDFAGLDALYTVTTKWIVSLTFPAVLLFTLFSPAAIRLFFGTAYLPAAPVLSILMAGLFYRVLVGLDGDMVKAINRPRVEFYSALPGVAVNIVLNAALIPRFGIVGAAFGTVVGYFVYNTVEVVVIYRAVGSYPFSAAAFKPLIPTTLVGIGVLTLTSQRTLGLLAIAGIGVLLYTAQLASMILTRSFTDTDLLLVKQFEARFNLDLSWLTTLLRSE